A stretch of the Azorhizobium caulinodans ORS 571 genome encodes the following:
- a CDS encoding ABC transporter ATP-binding protein has product MTNLVEIRDLKVEATTDAGRRVEIIKGVSFEIAPGEIVALIGESGSGKTTIALTLMGYARAGCRITGGSVRVCGTDMTRLSERERAAIRGTRVAYVPQSAAAAFNPAQRIMDQVIEVARIHHLMSDAEARTRAVALFRALSLPDPDNIGDRYPHQVSGGQLQRLSAAMALIGDPELVIFDEPTTALDVTTQIEVLRAFKAVMQKRNIAGVYVSHDLAVVAQIAQRIVVLRGGEVQEIGMTDAILSTPQHPYTRELLAAFRPVGAEPFPRTKADEAPKPLLELSNIVAGYGPILGSGLPAIQVVKSVSLKLEAGRNLGIIGESGCGKSTLARAIAGILPPAGGDIVFEDRQLSRSAKKRSREELRKIQIVFQSADTALNPAKSVGEILARPLVFYFAMKAQEREARIDRLLDMVHLPRALKHRRPPELSGGQKQRVNLARALAAEPRLILCDEITSALDTVVAAAILDLLRELQAELGLSYIFISHDLPTVEAICDDVAVMYAGEKIEEMPRSRIGTVEHHPYTRLLFSSVPKLDPRWLDGLERDPALVAALSKR; this is encoded by the coding sequence ATGACGAACCTTGTCGAAATCCGCGATCTGAAAGTCGAGGCCACAACCGATGCGGGCCGCCGCGTCGAGATCATCAAGGGGGTGAGCTTCGAGATCGCGCCCGGCGAGATCGTCGCGCTCATCGGAGAAAGCGGCTCAGGCAAGACCACCATCGCGCTCACCCTCATGGGCTATGCCCGTGCCGGCTGCCGGATCACCGGCGGCAGCGTGCGCGTCTGCGGCACCGACATGACGCGGCTCTCCGAGCGCGAGCGGGCCGCCATCCGCGGGACCAGGGTCGCCTATGTGCCGCAGAGTGCGGCGGCGGCGTTCAATCCGGCGCAGCGCATCATGGATCAGGTGATCGAGGTGGCGCGCATCCACCACCTGATGAGCGATGCGGAGGCGCGCACGCGCGCCGTCGCCCTCTTCCGCGCACTCTCCCTGCCCGATCCGGATAACATCGGCGACCGCTACCCTCATCAGGTTTCAGGCGGCCAGTTGCAGCGCCTGTCCGCGGCCATGGCGCTCATCGGCGATCCCGAACTGGTCATCTTCGACGAGCCCACCACCGCCCTCGATGTGACGACGCAGATCGAGGTGCTGCGCGCCTTCAAGGCGGTGATGCAGAAGCGGAACATTGCGGGCGTCTATGTGTCCCACGATCTCGCCGTGGTCGCCCAGATTGCCCAGCGCATCGTCGTCCTGCGCGGCGGCGAGGTGCAGGAAATCGGGATGACCGACGCGATCCTGTCGACGCCGCAGCACCCTTACACCCGCGAGCTTCTGGCGGCCTTCCGGCCGGTGGGGGCCGAACCCTTTCCGCGGACGAAGGCGGACGAGGCCCCCAAGCCCCTGCTCGAACTCAGCAACATCGTGGCGGGCTACGGCCCCATTCTCGGGTCGGGCCTGCCCGCCATCCAGGTGGTGAAGTCGGTCAGCCTGAAACTGGAGGCCGGCCGCAACCTCGGCATCATCGGAGAGTCCGGCTGCGGCAAGTCCACGCTCGCCCGCGCCATCGCCGGCATCCTGCCCCCGGCAGGCGGCGACATCGTGTTCGAGGATCGTCAGCTCTCCCGCTCGGCGAAAAAACGCTCCCGCGAAGAGCTGCGCAAGATCCAGATCGTGTTCCAGTCCGCCGATACGGCCCTCAATCCTGCCAAATCGGTGGGGGAGATTCTCGCCCGGCCGCTGGTCTTCTATTTCGCAATGAAGGCTCAGGAGCGCGAGGCGCGGATCGACCGCCTGCTGGACATGGTCCACCTGCCGCGCGCGCTGAAGCATCGCCGTCCGCCGGAACTCTCCGGCGGCCAGAAGCAACGCGTCAACCTCGCCCGTGCGCTCGCCGCCGAACCACGCCTCATCCTGTGCGACGAGATCACGTCCGCCCTCGATACCGTGGTGGCGGCAGCGATCCTCGACCTGCTGCGTGAACTTCAGGCGGAACTCGGGTTGAGCTACATCTTCATCAGCCACGACCTGCCCACGGTGGAGGCGATCTGTGACGACGTGGCCGTGATGTATGCGGGCGAGAAGATCGAAGAGATGCCCCGGTCCCGCATCGGCACCGTCGAGCATCACCCCTACACGCGCCTCCTGTTCTCCTCGGTGCCCAAGCTCGACCCGCGCTGGCTCGATGGCCTGGAGCGCGATCCCGCGCTCGTGGCGGCGCTGTCGAAGCGATGA
- a CDS encoding NAD(P)/FAD-dependent oxidoreductase — MKTVIVLGGGMVGVSTALHLRRRNWDVVLVDRRAPGLETSYGNAGIIQSEAVEPFAMPRDLRSLFDIATGRTNDVHFHWGSLPQHVGPLLRYWWNSEGGRHRRIAAGWAALIAQATASHQGFIGEIGAEADALVRRQGYRTFYRNPAAFADAVATAERLRAEYGVTFAAMTPAQLASAEPALRQTGAGAIHWLAPWSVRDPGALVSAYAKLFSPNGGACRVGSAETLARTAQGWRVDTADGPLEAEHVVLALGPWSPALLARYGLTFPMVRKRGYHRHYEGAALDLPLMDTDNGYVMAPMAKGLRITTGAELTAPDAPLTPVQLGRAETAARGLMDFGQGMEDEPWTGVRPCMPDMLPVIGAAPGQKGLWLNFGHGHQGFTLGPVSGQLLAQMMSGEATCADPAPFSPSRWTGARAAA, encoded by the coding sequence ATGAAGACCGTCATCGTTCTGGGCGGCGGCATGGTGGGCGTGTCCACCGCCCTGCATCTGCGCCGCCGCAACTGGGATGTGGTTCTGGTGGACCGCCGCGCGCCGGGGCTCGAGACGAGCTACGGCAATGCGGGCATCATCCAGAGCGAGGCGGTCGAGCCCTTCGCCATGCCGCGCGATCTGCGGTCGCTGTTCGACATCGCGACGGGCCGGACCAACGACGTGCATTTCCATTGGGGCTCGCTGCCCCAGCACGTCGGTCCCCTCCTGCGGTACTGGTGGAATTCGGAAGGCGGACGCCACCGGCGCATTGCAGCCGGCTGGGCCGCCCTCATCGCGCAGGCGACCGCCTCCCATCAGGGCTTCATCGGAGAAATCGGCGCCGAGGCCGACGCGCTGGTCCGCCGGCAGGGCTATCGCACCTTCTACCGCAACCCGGCCGCCTTCGCCGACGCGGTCGCAACGGCCGAGCGCCTGCGCGCGGAATACGGGGTGACGTTCGCGGCCATGACGCCAGCGCAACTGGCGTCTGCCGAACCGGCGCTCCGGCAGACGGGCGCCGGCGCGATCCATTGGCTGGCGCCGTGGAGCGTGCGCGATCCCGGTGCCCTCGTCAGCGCGTATGCCAAGCTGTTCAGCCCGAATGGCGGCGCCTGCCGCGTGGGTTCGGCGGAGACGCTTGCCCGCACCGCGCAGGGCTGGCGGGTCGATACGGCCGACGGTCCGCTGGAGGCGGAGCATGTGGTGCTAGCGCTGGGGCCCTGGTCGCCCGCGCTGCTCGCACGCTACGGCCTCACGTTCCCCATGGTCCGCAAGCGCGGCTACCACCGGCACTATGAGGGCGCGGCCCTCGACCTGCCGCTGATGGATACGGACAACGGCTATGTCATGGCCCCCATGGCCAAGGGCCTGCGCATCACCACGGGCGCAGAGCTGACGGCGCCGGACGCGCCGCTGACGCCCGTGCAGCTCGGCCGCGCCGAGACGGCGGCGCGCGGGCTCATGGACTTCGGACAGGGCATGGAGGACGAGCCTTGGACGGGCGTGCGCCCCTGCATGCCGGACATGCTGCCGGTGATCGGGGCCGCTCCCGGCCAGAAGGGGCTGTGGCTGAATTTCGGGCACGGCCACCAGGGCTTCACTCTCGGGCCCGTGAGCGGCCAGTTGCTGGCGCAGATGATGTCCGGCGAGGCCACCTGCGCCGATCCGGCACCGTTCAGCCCGAGCCGCTGGACCGGCGCCCGCGCGGCGGCCTGA
- a CDS encoding RidA family protein gives MSKPALPFSPCREVGDMLYLSGEVPFADDGTIPEGIAAQTDLVLARISRTLATKGLTLADVVSATVYLTDKSDFGAFNVAYAKHFSDPLPVRTTVIADLVVPAKLEITVIAKLPA, from the coding sequence ATGTCCAAGCCCGCTCTGCCGTTCTCCCCCTGCCGCGAAGTCGGCGACATGCTCTATCTGTCGGGCGAGGTGCCGTTCGCCGATGACGGGACGATCCCAGAGGGAATCGCGGCGCAGACCGATCTGGTTCTGGCACGCATTTCCCGTACGCTGGCCACCAAGGGCCTGACGCTGGCGGATGTCGTCTCGGCCACCGTCTATCTCACCGACAAGTCCGACTTCGGTGCCTTCAACGTTGCTTATGCCAAGCACTTCTCCGATCCTCTGCCGGTGCGCACTACGGTCATTGCGGATCTGGTCGTTCCGGCGAAGCTGGAAATCACCGTCATCGCCAAGCTCCCGGCCTGA
- a CDS encoding ABC transporter permease — translation MNSYVLSLLGGRLLIAAVTLLIVAFTVFAATEVLPGDVAEVLLGQSATPEAVAGLRAAMHLNDPAILRFLHWLAGLLTGDLGRSYANNMPVKDLIGTRLLSSLKLAGATTLFSVPVALTLGILSAMWRGSLFDRTVTVLTIAVISVPEFMVATSAVLIFAVYLKWLPALSFTSDSLTFLQLLRALAMPIITLSCVISAQMIRMTRAAVIETLNTPYVEMALLKGASRPRMVLRHALPNAIGPIANAVALSLSYLLGGVIIVETIFNYPGIAKLMVDAVSTRDLPLIQSCAMIFCVVYLALITLADMIAILSNPRLRR, via the coding sequence ATGAACAGCTATGTCCTGTCCCTTCTGGGCGGCCGCCTGCTGATCGCCGCGGTCACGCTCCTTATCGTGGCCTTCACGGTGTTCGCGGCCACGGAGGTTCTGCCCGGCGACGTGGCGGAGGTGCTGCTCGGGCAGTCGGCGACGCCGGAAGCCGTAGCGGGCCTGCGCGCGGCCATGCATCTCAATGACCCGGCGATCCTGCGCTTTCTCCACTGGCTCGCTGGCCTGCTGACGGGCGATCTTGGCCGATCCTACGCCAACAACATGCCCGTAAAGGACCTGATCGGCACGCGCCTGCTCAGCTCCCTGAAACTCGCCGGCGCCACCACGCTGTTCTCCGTGCCGGTGGCGCTCACACTCGGCATCCTCTCGGCCATGTGGCGCGGCTCGCTGTTCGACCGCACGGTGACGGTCCTCACCATCGCCGTCATTTCCGTCCCGGAGTTCATGGTGGCGACATCCGCCGTCCTCATCTTCGCCGTCTATCTGAAATGGCTGCCGGCCCTGTCCTTCACCAGCGACAGCCTGACGTTTCTCCAGCTGCTCCGGGCCCTCGCCATGCCCATCATCACCCTGAGCTGCGTGATCTCCGCGCAGATGATCCGCATGACGCGCGCGGCGGTGATCGAGACACTGAACACGCCCTATGTGGAGATGGCGCTGCTGAAGGGCGCCTCTCGCCCCCGCATGGTGCTGCGCCACGCCTTGCCCAACGCCATCGGGCCCATCGCCAATGCCGTGGCCCTCTCCCTCTCCTACCTGCTGGGCGGTGTCATCATCGTGGAGACCATCTTCAACTATCCGGGCATCGCGAAGCTGATGGTGGACGCTGTCTCCACTCGCGACCTGCCTCTGATCCAGAGCTGTGCGATGATCTTCTGCGTGGTCTATCTCGCCCTGATCACCCTCGCAGACATGATCGCCATCCTGTCCAACCCGAGGCTGCGCCGATGA
- a CDS encoding ABC transporter permease: MSTRLLTLPRVGYQISPVGIGAFLVILFWLVVAIFAPRLTPYAIGDIVDFDYFGPVSAKFWMGTDYLGRDMLSRIIAGSRYTVGLSLAAVAIACCTGVTLGMTAAVIGGWFDSILSRFLDALSSIPSKLFGLVVVAGIGSSIPVLIGTLAIIYTPGSYRFARALAVNINTMDFVTVARTRGEGVAYLIGSEILPNIVGPVFADVGLRFVFIVLLLSGLSFLGLGVQPPNADWGALVRENISGLAFGAPAVIFPSLAIASLTISVNLLIDNLPRKIRDRSA; encoded by the coding sequence ATGAGCACGCGCCTCCTCACCCTGCCCCGCGTGGGCTACCAGATCAGCCCCGTCGGCATCGGCGCATTCCTTGTGATCCTGTTCTGGCTGGTTGTGGCCATCTTCGCCCCCCGCCTGACGCCGTACGCCATCGGCGATATCGTCGATTTCGACTATTTCGGCCCGGTCAGCGCCAAATTCTGGATGGGCACGGATTATCTCGGGCGCGACATGTTATCCCGCATCATCGCCGGGTCGCGCTATACGGTCGGCCTGTCGCTTGCGGCAGTCGCCATCGCCTGCTGCACAGGCGTGACGCTCGGCATGACCGCCGCCGTGATCGGCGGCTGGTTCGACAGCATTCTGAGCCGCTTTCTGGACGCCCTGAGCTCCATTCCGAGCAAGCTCTTCGGGCTCGTGGTTGTGGCGGGCATCGGCTCGTCCATCCCGGTGCTGATCGGGACGCTGGCCATCATCTACACGCCCGGTTCCTACCGCTTCGCGCGTGCGCTGGCCGTAAACATCAACACGATGGATTTCGTCACCGTCGCCCGCACCCGCGGCGAGGGCGTTGCCTACCTCATCGGCTCGGAAATCCTGCCCAACATCGTGGGGCCGGTGTTCGCGGACGTGGGCCTGCGCTTCGTCTTCATCGTGCTGCTGCTCTCCGGCCTTTCCTTCCTCGGCCTCGGCGTGCAGCCGCCCAATGCGGACTGGGGTGCGCTGGTCCGCGAGAACATCTCGGGCCTCGCCTTCGGCGCTCCGGCCGTGATCTTCCCCTCGCTCGCCATCGCCAGCCTCACCATCAGCGTCAACCTGCTGATCGACAACCTGCCCCGCAAGATCCGGGACCGGAGCGCGTGA
- a CDS encoding amidase has product MTELCDLTALELRDAIAHKRLSPVEVLEACLDRIEAVNPAVNAMVTLDVEGARKAAVEAEAAVMRGDALGPLHGLPLAVKDTQDVGGMRTTYGSPLFAEHVPAADAGSVARLRAAGAIIVGKTNTPEWAAGANTRNPVYGATGNPFDPLKSCAGSSGGAAVALACGMTPLATGSDTGGSLRNPAGFCGIVGMRPSYGLVASERRLHGWSSLSTDGPMARNVSDTALMLSVMASDDSRDPLAYTLPGEPVRARPGRWTVPEINLKELRLAFTEDFGFAPTEQQIRRVFRSRVAALAPHFATAEEAGPDCTGADDAFAVLRASMFLSMFEKIHAEKPHMLGPNVTANVKEGLSYSLSDYARAAATQTRIYRSYQSFFATHDVLISPTITLSPRPWSEPHPAEIDGVPTRSYFHWLALAYAVTLAGHPAISLPLGVDEAGMPFGLQIVGPRGGDALVLGVAKALETVCASDAALCRPVPDLAGLKAARPLRETPGFMTWE; this is encoded by the coding sequence ATGACCGAACTCTGCGACCTGACCGCCCTCGAACTGCGCGACGCCATCGCGCACAAGCGCCTCTCGCCGGTGGAGGTTCTGGAGGCCTGTCTCGACCGCATCGAAGCGGTCAATCCCGCCGTCAACGCCATGGTCACGCTGGACGTGGAGGGCGCGCGCAAGGCGGCGGTCGAGGCCGAGGCGGCGGTGATGCGCGGCGATGCGCTGGGTCCGCTCCACGGCCTCCCTCTGGCGGTTAAGGACACGCAGGACGTGGGCGGGATGCGCACCACTTACGGCAGTCCGCTGTTCGCCGAGCACGTTCCGGCGGCGGATGCGGGCAGCGTGGCGCGCCTGCGGGCGGCCGGCGCCATCATCGTCGGCAAGACCAACACGCCGGAATGGGCGGCCGGGGCCAATACCCGCAATCCCGTCTATGGCGCCACCGGCAATCCGTTCGATCCGCTCAAATCCTGCGCCGGCTCGTCCGGCGGCGCGGCGGTGGCGCTCGCCTGCGGCATGACCCCCCTCGCCACCGGCTCCGACACCGGCGGCAGCCTGCGCAATCCGGCGGGCTTTTGCGGCATTGTCGGCATGCGCCCTTCTTATGGCCTCGTGGCCAGCGAACGGCGCCTGCACGGCTGGTCGAGCCTGTCCACCGATGGCCCGATGGCCCGCAACGTCTCCGACACGGCGCTGATGCTCTCGGTCATGGCCAGCGACGATAGCCGCGATCCGCTGGCCTATACGCTGCCGGGAGAACCCGTGCGAGCGCGACCGGGCCGCTGGACCGTCCCGGAGATCAATCTGAAGGAACTGCGGCTCGCCTTCACGGAGGATTTCGGCTTCGCGCCGACGGAGCAGCAGATCCGCCGCGTCTTCCGTTCGCGGGTCGCAGCTTTGGCGCCGCATTTTGCCACCGCTGAAGAGGCAGGGCCCGACTGTACGGGCGCGGACGACGCCTTCGCGGTGCTGCGGGCCTCCATGTTCCTCTCCATGTTCGAGAAGATCCATGCCGAGAAGCCCCACATGCTGGGGCCGAACGTGACGGCGAACGTGAAGGAGGGGCTCTCCTACAGCCTCTCCGATTATGCCCGCGCCGCCGCCACCCAGACGCGGATCTATCGCTCCTATCAGAGCTTCTTCGCCACCCACGACGTGCTCATTTCCCCGACCATCACGCTGAGCCCGCGCCCGTGGTCGGAACCTCATCCGGCCGAGATCGACGGCGTGCCGACCCGCTCCTATTTCCACTGGCTGGCGCTGGCCTATGCGGTGACGCTCGCCGGCCATCCGGCCATCAGCCTGCCGCTGGGCGTGGACGAGGCGGGCATGCCGTTCGGCCTCCAGATCGTCGGGCCCCGCGGGGGCGATGCACTGGTGCTCGGCGTCGCGAAGGCGCTTGAGACGGTCTGCGCGAGCGACGCCGCGCTTTGCCGCCCGGTGCCGGACCTCGCCGGCCTTAAGGCGGCCCGTCCGCTGCGCGAGACCCCAGGCTTCATGACCTGGGAATGA
- a CDS encoding MFS transporter: MLKKIAGNKAAIVGFALLYLAFCISYIDRAAMSLALTHVGKEFSLKPDELGAVLSIFFLGYAIMQIPGGWLADRFGSKYVVIVTIAAWSVFTILTSQAWSLVSLLAIRFIFGLAEGGFPAASIKGVSELVAKPNRPKFTALLTSSNYLGSMVAPLIMAPLIISFGWRHAFEIVGIAGVVFAVAYFLAVPYRRPAPRAASVNGKARTPVRDLMKNPLMWQLLVVWFGLSCVNKGLDSWMPTYLLQQRGLDLKAVGLLTPVPFLMATISTAMGGWVMTRFFAQREKYLLMASATLTGIFLYAMYKAETVAGVIFFQSLVYFFKSFVLATVIALPTKVLADDQIGTGIGIVNVGGQGAGSVAPYVMGVLVASFGVYDAAFNFLLVMTAMSVVVAATIRTPAPEAAAQAA; this comes from the coding sequence ATGTTGAAAAAGATTGCCGGCAATAAGGCCGCCATCGTCGGCTTCGCGCTTCTCTATCTGGCATTCTGCATCTCCTATATCGACCGGGCGGCCATGTCGCTGGCGCTGACCCATGTGGGCAAGGAGTTCAGTCTCAAGCCCGACGAACTCGGCGCCGTGCTGAGCATCTTCTTCCTGGGCTATGCCATCATGCAGATTCCCGGCGGCTGGCTGGCCGACCGGTTCGGGTCGAAATACGTGGTGATCGTCACGATCGCGGCGTGGTCCGTCTTCACCATCCTCACCAGCCAGGCCTGGTCGCTGGTGTCGCTGCTGGCGATCCGCTTCATCTTCGGTCTTGCGGAAGGTGGCTTCCCGGCGGCCAGCATCAAGGGCGTGTCGGAACTGGTGGCGAAGCCCAACCGGCCGAAGTTTACCGCCCTGCTCACCTCCTCCAATTATCTCGGCAGCATGGTGGCGCCGCTCATCATGGCGCCGCTCATCATCTCCTTCGGCTGGCGCCACGCCTTCGAGATCGTCGGCATCGCCGGCGTGGTCTTCGCGGTGGCCTATTTCCTGGCCGTGCCCTACCGCCGCCCGGCGCCGCGCGCGGCGTCCGTGAACGGAAAGGCCCGCACTCCGGTGCGCGACCTCATGAAGAACCCGCTCATGTGGCAACTGCTCGTGGTGTGGTTCGGGCTCTCGTGCGTGAACAAGGGCCTCGATTCCTGGATGCCGACCTACCTGCTCCAGCAGCGCGGCCTTGACCTCAAGGCGGTGGGCCTTCTCACCCCCGTGCCGTTCCTCATGGCCACCATCTCCACCGCCATGGGCGGCTGGGTGATGACGCGCTTCTTCGCCCAGCGGGAGAAGTATCTGCTCATGGCCAGCGCGACCCTGACCGGCATCTTTCTCTATGCCATGTACAAGGCGGAGACGGTGGCTGGCGTCATCTTCTTCCAGTCGCTCGTCTATTTCTTCAAATCCTTCGTGCTGGCGACGGTCATCGCCCTGCCCACGAAAGTGCTGGCGGACGACCAGATCGGCACCGGCATCGGCATCGTCAATGTGGGCGGGCAGGGCGCCGGTTCGGTCGCGCCCTATGTGATGGGCGTGCTGGTGGCGAGCTTTGGTGTCTATGACGCCGCCTTCAACTTCCTGCTGGTGATGACCGCCATGTCGGTCGTGGTCGCGGCCACCATCCGCACGCCCGCGCCGGAAGCGGCCGCGCAGGCGGCCTGA
- a CDS encoding Lrp/AsnC family transcriptional regulator — protein MKLDQIDVKILSELQKNGRITNVELAGLVNLSPSPCLMRMKKLQSEGYITGYSARINVGKLGQTLTVFTEVTLKNHRQIDFARFVAAVDKLDSVMECHLISGGYDYLVKFVTRGIADYQETMERLIDQDIGIDKYFSFVVLKSPIVKTHMPLTSLFRPTD, from the coding sequence ATGAAACTCGACCAGATCGACGTCAAGATCCTCTCCGAGCTGCAGAAGAACGGCCGCATCACCAATGTGGAGCTGGCCGGGCTGGTCAACCTGTCTCCCAGTCCCTGCCTGATGCGGATGAAGAAGCTCCAGTCCGAGGGCTACATCACCGGCTATTCGGCCCGCATCAATGTGGGCAAGCTCGGGCAGACGCTCACCGTCTTCACGGAAGTCACCTTGAAGAACCACAGGCAGATCGACTTCGCCCGCTTCGTGGCGGCCGTGGACAAGCTCGACAGCGTGATGGAGTGCCACCTGATCTCCGGCGGCTATGACTACCTCGTGAAATTCGTGACGCGCGGCATCGCCGATTATCAGGAAACCATGGAACGCCTGATCGATCAGGATATCGGGATCGACAAATACTTCAGCTTCGTGGTGCTGAAGTCGCCGATCGTGAAGACCCACATGCCCCTCACAAGCCTGTTCCGCCCGACCGACTGA
- a CDS encoding NAD(P)/FAD-dependent oxidoreductase, whose product MPIQLLSIETSPELPTEADVVVIGGGVVGVFSAYYLARRGVKVALVEKGRIAAEQSSRNWGWCRQQNRDARELPLATKSLDLWERLAAETGEDAGFRRCGLLYLSDDEAEIAGWAKWGEFARSVGVTTHMLDAREATARGAASGRSWKGGVFSPTDGTADPGRAVPIAARGILAAGGSVHQMCAARGLETQGGRVSAVVTEKGTIRTRTVVLAGGAWASSFCRQYGIRFPQASIRASILSVGPGPEELPAALHTKAVSVTRRSDGRYTLAISGGARLDPTPQQFRYWREFLPMFAKRWRSLAPGGLEGWRSGHETLARWRLDAPTPMEACRILDPVPNARQLSETHARAVHLLPALRNRPVTAQWASYIDSTPDGVPAIGEVDSLPGFILAAGFSGHGFGIGTGAGHLIADLVTGTAPIVDPRPYSPARFSKGAWGKVAEF is encoded by the coding sequence ATGCCCATTCAGCTTCTCTCGATCGAAACCAGCCCCGAACTGCCGACAGAGGCCGATGTGGTCGTCATCGGGGGCGGAGTGGTGGGCGTGTTCAGCGCCTATTATCTCGCCCGGCGCGGGGTGAAGGTGGCGCTGGTGGAGAAAGGCCGGATCGCCGCCGAACAGTCCAGCCGGAACTGGGGCTGGTGCCGCCAGCAGAACCGCGACGCCCGTGAACTGCCACTGGCCACCAAAAGCCTTGATCTGTGGGAGCGCCTTGCGGCCGAGACCGGCGAGGATGCCGGCTTCCGCCGCTGCGGCCTGCTCTATCTCTCCGACGATGAGGCGGAGATCGCTGGCTGGGCGAAATGGGGCGAATTCGCCCGCAGCGTCGGCGTGACCACCCACATGCTGGATGCCCGCGAAGCGACGGCACGGGGCGCGGCGAGCGGCCGGTCATGGAAGGGCGGCGTCTTTTCGCCGACCGACGGCACGGCCGATCCCGGACGGGCCGTGCCCATCGCCGCCCGCGGCATCCTGGCGGCGGGCGGCAGCGTTCATCAGATGTGCGCGGCGCGCGGGCTGGAGACGCAGGGCGGCCGCGTCAGCGCCGTGGTGACGGAGAAGGGCACCATCCGCACCAGGACGGTCGTGCTGGCGGGCGGAGCGTGGGCCTCATCCTTCTGCCGGCAGTATGGCATCCGCTTTCCGCAGGCTTCGATCCGGGCCTCGATCCTCTCCGTCGGCCCCGGCCCCGAAGAGCTGCCGGCCGCACTTCACACCAAGGCCGTCTCGGTGACCCGGCGGAGCGACGGCAGGTATACGCTCGCCATCAGTGGCGGCGCCCGGCTGGACCCGACGCCGCAGCAGTTCCGCTACTGGCGGGAATTCCTGCCGATGTTCGCCAAGCGCTGGCGCAGCCTCGCGCCGGGCGGGCTCGAAGGCTGGCGCTCGGGCCACGAGACGCTGGCCCGCTGGCGTCTCGATGCGCCGACGCCCATGGAAGCCTGCCGCATCCTCGATCCGGTGCCGAACGCGCGCCAGCTCAGCGAAACCCACGCCCGCGCCGTTCACCTGCTGCCGGCCCTGCGCAACCGGCCGGTGACCGCCCAATGGGCGAGCTATATCGACAGCACGCCGGACGGCGTCCCGGCCATTGGTGAGGTGGACAGCCTGCCCGGCTTCATCCTCGCCGCGGGCTTCAGCGGGCACGGATTTGGCATCGGCACCGGCGCCGGGCACCTGATCGCCGATCTCGTCACCGGGACCGCTCCCATCGTCGACCCCAGACCCTATAGCCCGGCCCGCTTCAGCAAGGGGGCCTGGGGCAAGGTGGCCGAGTTCTGA